A stretch of Hydractinia symbiolongicarpus strain clone_291-10 chromosome 9, HSymV2.1, whole genome shotgun sequence DNA encodes these proteins:
- the LOC130657694 gene encoding F-box/LRR-repeat protein fbxl-1-like isoform X2: MFHRRVRHVTPGLMFYGLHRNFSSDTDDTDYEPGVEENEVSWKSATRKKKKKQISSSSTDSTTDEEPVKRNQAEKRKVSTLNNRKSRVRRKIRRFGDIERYSQQMSDSSDSDFHPNPDGNSKPNRSKKKEKQLLEENPPLEVVEVVHPCPPSDQTWSILPSEILTKIFRYVCDGENKGVKYVCGCAQVCRHWNNTVVQPVSWRNADLAFMGGNENAKDCLLDELVKTKFRDLEHLSLSGWLYLTNVGIESIADHCSRLKSLNISHCQKKSIAKISGSSLVLLAEKCSLERINISNLRIPTVYAKSVINVIEIRRDKLTHLNFSGNIGLGSAVLTMIIKHCCELKSLDVSNTSVRSVSFSDFQDSCPKLEELYLANLFIEPKNSSKHSFCGFKQMVVCSVAKRGAMSWLTDSILVNMLQESKLLTILDMRGNSNISQKGLELSSDRLERLYMSKCSLNEIMIKTICERWNKTLWDVDFSWTDIYDSDFDDLIACLLTGHNVCTQIAHFDVSGTSISDSGVKIIVTVCRELRSLNLTSCRGVSRGIKRHHLGVKQINKLRQFSIIFISVFNNKK, encoded by the exons ATGTTTCACCGAAGAGTTCGTCATGTTACACCTGGATTAATGTTCTATGGCTTGCATCGCAATTTTTCATCAGATACAGATGATACTGACTATGAACCTGGAGTAGAAGAGAACGAAGTGTCATGGAAGAGTG ctacaagaaaaaagaaaaagaaacagaTTTCGTCATCCTCGACTGACAGCACAACTGATGAGGAACCAGTAAAACGAAATCAagctgaaaaaagaaaagtatCCACCCTTAACAATA GAAAGTCAAGGGTGAGAAGAAAGATTCGAAGGTTTGGTGATATTGAGCGATATTCACAGCAAATGTCTGACTCCAGTGACTCTGATTTCCATCCAAATCCTGACGGAAACTCTAAGCCAAACAGAtcgaaaaagaaagagaaacaacTGTTAGAAG AAAACCCACCCTTGGAAGTTGTAGAAGTGGTGCATCCGTGCCCACCCAGTGACCAGACTTGGTCAATTTTACCAAGTGAAATACTAACAAAGATATTTCGTTATGTATGTGACGGTGAAAATAAAGGAGTGAAGTATGTGTGTGGTTGCGCGCAAGTATGTCGACATTGGAATAACACAGTAGTCCAACCAGTCAGCTGGAGAAATGCTGACTTGGCTTTTATGGGTGGAAATGAAAACGCAAAAGATTGTTTGTTAGATGAACTTGTGAAAACCAAATTTCGAGACTTAGAGCACTTGTCTTTGTCAGGATGGCTGTACCTTACAAATGTCGGTATTGAAAGTATAGCCGACCATTGTTCAAGGTTAAAGTCGCTAAATATATCTCACTGTCAGAAAAAGTCTATTGCTAAGATTTCTGGATCGTCGTTGGTTCTACTTGCTGAAAAGTGTTCTTTGGAGAGAATCAACATATCGAATCTTAGAATTCCAACTGTGTATGCAAAAAGCGTGATAAATGTGATCGAAATTCGTCGAGACAAGCTTACACATTTGAACTTCTCTGGAAATATTGGTTTGGGCTCAGCAGTATTGACTATGATCATTAAGCATTGTTGTGAGTTGAAAAGCCTTGATGTCTCAAACACTTCTGTGAGAAGTGTATCATTTTCCGACTTCCAGGATTCATGTCCGAAATTAGAAGAACTCTATTTAGCTAATTTATTTATTGAGCCGAAAAATTCATCGAAGCATTCGTTCTGTGGTTTTAAGCAAATGGTTGTATGCAGTGTTGCAAAAAGAGGTGCTATGTCGTGGCTTACGGATTCTATTTTAGTGAACATGTTACAAGAATCCAAACTTTTAACCATACTGGACATGCGCGGAAATTCGAACATCAGTCAAAAAGGACTGGAGTTATCGTCTGATCGATTAGAACGTTTGTATATGTCGAAATGCAGTTTGAACGAAATCATGATTAAAACTATCTGTGAGAGGTGGAATAAAACACTCTGGGATGTCGATTTTTCATGGACTGATATTTACGACTCCGATTTTGATGATTTGATTGCATGCTTATTGACAGGACACAATGTGTGCACACAAATCGCGCATTTTGATGTTTCTGGTACTTCTATCAGTGACAGTGGTGTGAAAATAATTGTCACGGTATGTCGCGAACTACGCTCTCTTAATCTGACGTCTTGTCGCGGTGTCTCGCGAGGTATCAAGAGACATCATCTTGgcgtaaaacaaataaataaactgCGACaattttcaataatatttatttcagtttttaataataaaaaataa
- the LOC130657694 gene encoding F-box/LRR-repeat protein fbxl-1-like isoform X1, giving the protein MFHRRVRHVTPGLMFYGLHRNFSSDTDDTDYEPGVEENEVSWKSGNHMFLSTRKKKKKQISSSSTDSTTDEEPVKRNQAEKRKVSTLNNRKSRVRRKIRRFGDIERYSQQMSDSSDSDFHPNPDGNSKPNRSKKKEKQLLEENPPLEVVEVVHPCPPSDQTWSILPSEILTKIFRYVCDGENKGVKYVCGCAQVCRHWNNTVVQPVSWRNADLAFMGGNENAKDCLLDELVKTKFRDLEHLSLSGWLYLTNVGIESIADHCSRLKSLNISHCQKKSIAKISGSSLVLLAEKCSLERINISNLRIPTVYAKSVINVIEIRRDKLTHLNFSGNIGLGSAVLTMIIKHCCELKSLDVSNTSVRSVSFSDFQDSCPKLEELYLANLFIEPKNSSKHSFCGFKQMVVCSVAKRGAMSWLTDSILVNMLQESKLLTILDMRGNSNISQKGLELSSDRLERLYMSKCSLNEIMIKTICERWNKTLWDVDFSWTDIYDSDFDDLIACLLTGHNVCTQIAHFDVSGTSISDSGVKIIVTVCRELRSLNLTSCRGVSRGIKRHHLGVKQINKLRQFSIIFISVFNNKK; this is encoded by the exons ATGTTTCACCGAAGAGTTCGTCATGTTACACCTGGATTAATGTTCTATGGCTTGCATCGCAATTTTTCATCAGATACAGATGATACTGACTATGAACCTGGAGTAGAAGAGAACGAAGTGTCATGGAAGAGTGGTAACCATATGTTCTTAT ctacaagaaaaaagaaaaagaaacagaTTTCGTCATCCTCGACTGACAGCACAACTGATGAGGAACCAGTAAAACGAAATCAagctgaaaaaagaaaagtatCCACCCTTAACAATA GAAAGTCAAGGGTGAGAAGAAAGATTCGAAGGTTTGGTGATATTGAGCGATATTCACAGCAAATGTCTGACTCCAGTGACTCTGATTTCCATCCAAATCCTGACGGAAACTCTAAGCCAAACAGAtcgaaaaagaaagagaaacaacTGTTAGAAG AAAACCCACCCTTGGAAGTTGTAGAAGTGGTGCATCCGTGCCCACCCAGTGACCAGACTTGGTCAATTTTACCAAGTGAAATACTAACAAAGATATTTCGTTATGTATGTGACGGTGAAAATAAAGGAGTGAAGTATGTGTGTGGTTGCGCGCAAGTATGTCGACATTGGAATAACACAGTAGTCCAACCAGTCAGCTGGAGAAATGCTGACTTGGCTTTTATGGGTGGAAATGAAAACGCAAAAGATTGTTTGTTAGATGAACTTGTGAAAACCAAATTTCGAGACTTAGAGCACTTGTCTTTGTCAGGATGGCTGTACCTTACAAATGTCGGTATTGAAAGTATAGCCGACCATTGTTCAAGGTTAAAGTCGCTAAATATATCTCACTGTCAGAAAAAGTCTATTGCTAAGATTTCTGGATCGTCGTTGGTTCTACTTGCTGAAAAGTGTTCTTTGGAGAGAATCAACATATCGAATCTTAGAATTCCAACTGTGTATGCAAAAAGCGTGATAAATGTGATCGAAATTCGTCGAGACAAGCTTACACATTTGAACTTCTCTGGAAATATTGGTTTGGGCTCAGCAGTATTGACTATGATCATTAAGCATTGTTGTGAGTTGAAAAGCCTTGATGTCTCAAACACTTCTGTGAGAAGTGTATCATTTTCCGACTTCCAGGATTCATGTCCGAAATTAGAAGAACTCTATTTAGCTAATTTATTTATTGAGCCGAAAAATTCATCGAAGCATTCGTTCTGTGGTTTTAAGCAAATGGTTGTATGCAGTGTTGCAAAAAGAGGTGCTATGTCGTGGCTTACGGATTCTATTTTAGTGAACATGTTACAAGAATCCAAACTTTTAACCATACTGGACATGCGCGGAAATTCGAACATCAGTCAAAAAGGACTGGAGTTATCGTCTGATCGATTAGAACGTTTGTATATGTCGAAATGCAGTTTGAACGAAATCATGATTAAAACTATCTGTGAGAGGTGGAATAAAACACTCTGGGATGTCGATTTTTCATGGACTGATATTTACGACTCCGATTTTGATGATTTGATTGCATGCTTATTGACAGGACACAATGTGTGCACACAAATCGCGCATTTTGATGTTTCTGGTACTTCTATCAGTGACAGTGGTGTGAAAATAATTGTCACGGTATGTCGCGAACTACGCTCTCTTAATCTGACGTCTTGTCGCGGTGTCTCGCGAGGTATCAAGAGACATCATCTTGgcgtaaaacaaataaataaactgCGACaattttcaataatatttatttcagtttttaataataaaaaataa